A portion of the Rhodopseudomonas sp. BAL398 genome contains these proteins:
- the rbbA gene encoding ribosome-associated ATPase/putative transporter RbbA: MSDGTTAVAAPVARLDAVGQRYGTSIALEAITLDLPAGCMVGLIGPDGVGKSTLLALLAGARVIRTGSVTVLGADMADAAQRRRTCPRIAYMPQGLGKNLYPTLSVFENVDFFGRLFGHDKRERTRRIQQLLQKTGLAPFADRPAGKLSGGMKQKLGLCCALIHDPDLLILDEPTTGVDPLSRRQFWQLIDEIRAGRAGMSVVVATAYMEEAAGFDWLVAMNAGRVLATGAPADLLRQTGAATLDAAFIAMLPERDRQGYAEVVIPPRVAAADAGIAIEAEHLTMRFDGFTAVDDVSFRIARGEIFGFLGSNGCGKTTTMKMLTGLLPASEGRARLFGNEVDPNDMNVRRRVGYMSQGFSLYSELTVRQNLELHARLFQMEPAAIPARIVEMTQRFDLGEVIDSLPDPLPLGVRQRLSLAVAMIHSPDILILDEPTSGVDPVARDGFWQILSDLSRKDSVTIFISTHFMNEAERCDRISLMHAGRVLVSDAPAAIVAARSAETLEQAFIAYLQDAIGQPAPASAGVVALPEPGPAAGAAAVRGRRLFDLRRMLAYSRREALELRRDPIRATLATIGSVILLFVLGYGINLDVEKLSFAALDRDDTTISRDYILQIAGSRYFKEGDPIADYADLDRRMRSGRLTVAVEIPPGFGRDVAHGRDVQIGVWIDGAMPARAETARGYVQAMHQSWLTQKARELYGAAATAGSFQIALRYRYNPGIKSLVAMAPAVIPLLLLMIPAMLAVLSVVREKELGSIINFYTTPVTRLEFLIGKQIPYIVLAMLNAILLAAFAILVFRVPFTGSPMTFLAGALLYVTIATSMGLVLSTFMSSQIAAIFGTALLTLIPAIQFSGLTDPVSSLQGFGAMIGRIYPTTYFINITRGTFSKALGFADLAGSFLPLLVAIPILLGLGVVLLKKQAD; this comes from the coding sequence ATGAGCGACGGCACGACCGCGGTTGCTGCGCCCGTCGCGCGCCTGGACGCGGTCGGACAGCGCTACGGCACGAGCATCGCGCTCGAGGCGATCACCCTCGATCTGCCGGCCGGCTGCATGGTCGGACTGATCGGGCCGGACGGCGTCGGCAAGTCGACGCTGCTGGCGCTGCTCGCCGGCGCCCGGGTGATTCGGACCGGAAGCGTTACGGTGCTCGGCGCCGACATGGCCGATGCCGCGCAGCGGCGGCGGACCTGCCCGCGGATCGCCTACATGCCGCAGGGACTCGGCAAGAATCTCTATCCGACGCTGTCGGTGTTCGAAAATGTCGATTTCTTCGGCCGCCTGTTTGGCCACGACAAGCGCGAACGGACCCGCCGGATTCAACAATTGCTGCAAAAGACCGGGCTGGCGCCGTTCGCCGATCGTCCGGCCGGCAAGCTGTCCGGCGGCATGAAGCAGAAGCTCGGCCTGTGCTGTGCGCTGATCCACGACCCCGACCTGCTGATCCTCGACGAACCCACCACCGGCGTCGATCCCTTGTCCCGTCGCCAGTTCTGGCAATTGATCGACGAGATCCGCGCCGGCCGCGCCGGGATGAGCGTCGTGGTCGCGACCGCCTATATGGAGGAGGCGGCGGGCTTCGACTGGCTGGTGGCGATGAATGCCGGGCGCGTGCTCGCCACCGGCGCGCCGGCCGATCTGCTGCGCCAGACCGGCGCGGCGACGTTGGATGCCGCCTTCATCGCGATGCTGCCGGAACGGGACCGCCAAGGCTACGCCGAGGTGGTGATTCCGCCGCGCGTCGCGGCGGCGGATGCCGGGATCGCGATCGAGGCCGAGCATCTGACGATGCGTTTCGACGGGTTCACCGCCGTCGACGACGTCTCGTTCCGGATCGCGCGCGGCGAGATCTTCGGATTCCTCGGCTCCAACGGCTGCGGCAAGACCACGACGATGAAGATGCTGACCGGGCTGCTGCCGGCCAGCGAGGGCAGGGCCAGGCTGTTCGGCAACGAGGTCGACCCCAACGACATGAATGTCCGGCGCCGGGTCGGCTACATGTCGCAGGGCTTCTCGCTGTATTCGGAATTGACGGTCAGGCAGAATCTGGAGCTGCATGCGCGCCTGTTCCAGATGGAGCCGGCCGCGATTCCGGCGCGGATCGTCGAGATGACGCAGCGGTTCGACCTCGGCGAGGTGATCGACTCGCTGCCCGATCCGCTTCCGCTCGGCGTTCGCCAGCGGCTGTCGCTGGCGGTGGCGATGATCCATTCGCCCGACATCCTGATTCTCGACGAGCCGACCTCCGGCGTCGATCCGGTGGCGCGCGACGGCTTCTGGCAGATCCTCTCCGACCTGTCGCGCAAGGACAGCGTCACGATCTTCATCTCGACGCATTTCATGAACGAGGCCGAACGCTGCGACCGCATCTCGCTGATGCATGCCGGCCGGGTGCTGGTCAGCGATGCACCGGCCGCCATCGTGGCGGCGCGCTCGGCCGAAACCCTCGAGCAGGCTTTCATCGCCTATCTGCAGGATGCGATCGGGCAGCCGGCGCCCGCGTCCGCCGGCGTCGTCGCCTTGCCCGAGCCGGGTCCGGCCGCCGGCGCGGCCGCGGTCCGGGGCCGGCGGCTGTTCGATCTGCGGCGAATGCTGGCCTATTCCAGGCGCGAGGCGCTCGAACTGCGGCGCGATCCGATCCGCGCCACGCTGGCCACCATCGGCAGCGTCATTCTGCTATTCGTGCTGGGCTACGGCATCAATCTCGACGTCGAGAAGCTGTCCTTCGCCGCACTCGACCGCGACGACACCACCATCAGCCGCGACTACATCCTGCAGATCGCCGGGTCGCGCTATTTCAAGGAAGGCGATCCGATCGCCGACTATGCGGATCTCGACCGGCGGATGCGCAGCGGCAGGCTCACCGTCGCGGTGGAGATTCCGCCGGGCTTCGGTCGCGACGTCGCCCACGGCCGCGACGTCCAGATCGGCGTGTGGATCGACGGCGCGATGCCGGCGCGGGCCGAAACCGCGCGCGGCTACGTCCAGGCGATGCACCAGAGCTGGCTGACCCAGAAGGCGCGGGAACTCTACGGCGCCGCCGCGACCGCCGGCAGTTTCCAGATCGCGCTGCGTTACCGCTACAATCCGGGCATCAAGAGCCTGGTCGCGATGGCGCCCGCGGTGATCCCGCTGCTGCTGCTGATGATCCCCGCGATGCTGGCGGTGCTCAGCGTGGTGCGGGAGAAGGAGCTCGGATCGATCATCAATTTCTACACCACGCCGGTCACCCGGCTCGAGTTCCTGATCGGCAAGCAGATCCCCTATATCGTGCTGGCGATGCTGAACGCCATTCTGCTGGCGGCCTTCGCCATCCTGGTGTTTCGCGTGCCGTTCACCGGCAGCCCCATGACCTTCCTGGCCGGCGCGCTGCTCTACGTCACCATCGCCACCAGCATGGGGCTTGTGCTCTCGACCTTCATGAGCAGCCAGATCGCCGCGATCTTCGGGACCGCGCTGCTGACGCTGATCCCCGCCATCCAGTTTTCCGGATTGACCGATCCGGTGTCGTCGCTGCAGGGATTCGGCGCCATGATCGGACGGATCTATCCGACCACCTATTTCATCAACATCACCCGCGGCACGTTTTCGAAGGCGCTCGGCTTCGCCGATCTGGCGGGCTCGTTCCTGCCGCTATTGGTGGCCATCCCGATCCTGCTGGGGCTCGGCGTCGTGCTGTTGAAGAAACAGGCGGATTGA
- a CDS encoding HlyD family secretion protein yields MRPPLKRLLIAAVVIAAGIGGYYAWLRFGGSDLPPGIASGNGRIEAIEIDVATKAAGRIRDILVAEGDFVTAGQVLARMDTDQLEAQRRQAAAQLHRATISVDTARSLVVQREAERTAAVAVLAQRQAQLDAAERKLARSERLITTSAVSQQVLDDDRANEEGSKAAAAAALAQIAASEAAISAAKAQVVDAGAAVDAAQAAIESIAVEITDSTLKSPRDGRVQYRVAQPGEVLAAGGRVLNLVDLGDVYMTFFLPTAQAGRVAIGTDVRLVLDAVPQYVIPATVSFVADVAQFTPKTVETEEERLKLMFRVKARIAPELLKKYIRQVKTGLPGMAYVRLDPDAAWPARLAGKPLQ; encoded by the coding sequence ATGAGACCTCCCCTGAAACGCTTGCTGATCGCCGCCGTCGTCATCGCGGCCGGGATTGGCGGCTACTACGCCTGGCTGCGATTTGGTGGCAGCGATCTGCCGCCCGGAATCGCCAGCGGCAATGGCCGCATCGAGGCGATCGAGATCGACGTCGCCACCAAGGCGGCCGGCCGGATCCGCGACATCCTGGTCGCCGAGGGCGATTTCGTCACCGCCGGACAGGTGCTGGCGCGGATGGACACCGACCAGCTGGAAGCGCAGCGCCGCCAAGCGGCGGCGCAGTTGCACCGGGCGACGATCAGCGTCGACACTGCCAGGAGCCTGGTGGTCCAGCGCGAAGCGGAGCGAACGGCGGCGGTGGCGGTGCTGGCCCAGCGCCAGGCCCAGCTCGATGCCGCCGAACGCAAGCTCGCGCGTTCCGAGCGGCTGATCACGACCAGCGCGGTCTCTCAGCAGGTGCTCGACGACGATCGCGCCAATGAAGAAGGCAGCAAGGCCGCGGCCGCGGCGGCGCTGGCCCAGATCGCCGCATCGGAAGCGGCAATCAGCGCCGCCAAGGCGCAGGTGGTCGATGCCGGAGCGGCGGTCGACGCCGCCCAGGCCGCGATCGAGAGCATCGCGGTGGAGATCACCGACAGCACATTGAAATCGCCGCGCGACGGGCGGGTGCAATACCGCGTGGCGCAGCCCGGCGAAGTACTCGCCGCCGGCGGCCGGGTGCTCAACCTGGTCGATCTCGGCGATGTCTATATGACGTTCTTCCTGCCGACCGCGCAGGCCGGACGGGTGGCGATCGGCACCGATGTCCGCCTGGTGCTCGACGCGGTGCCGCAATATGTCATCCCCGCCACGGTCAGCTTCGTCGCCGATGTTGCGCAGTTCACGCCGAAGACCGTCGAGACCGAAGAGGAACGTCTGAAGCTGATGTTCCGGGTCAAGGCCCGGATCGCGCCGGAGCTGCTCAAGAAATACATCCGGCAAGTCAAGACCGGGCTGCCCGGGATGGCCTATGTCCGGCTCGACCCCGACGCGGCGTGGCCGGCCAGGCTTGCCGGAAAGCCGCTGCAATGA
- a CDS encoding TetR/AcrR family transcriptional regulator encodes MRRHPDDKPGVATRDRILDAAVRRFSRHSYEATGLRDIAADVGIDVAYVHRCFGSKERLFAAALATTVEPAEFLDAPAADLAATLAKLVFARDAARDPIGPLDMVIHSLSSPEASRVLRQFIVEEFIVPLAGKLEQPSPSRAALIAATLVGLGILRNVLRIAPLQQTEGGDVEHLIAGAITAMIGADPGGGPA; translated from the coding sequence ATGCGCCGGCATCCGGACGACAAGCCTGGGGTCGCCACCCGCGATCGCATCCTGGACGCCGCCGTTCGGCGGTTTTCGCGCCACTCCTACGAAGCCACCGGGCTGCGCGACATCGCCGCCGATGTCGGCATCGACGTCGCCTATGTGCATCGCTGCTTCGGCTCCAAGGAGCGGTTGTTCGCCGCAGCGCTGGCGACCACGGTCGAGCCGGCCGAATTTCTCGACGCCCCCGCGGCGGATCTCGCGGCGACGCTGGCGAAGCTGGTCTTTGCCCGCGACGCCGCGCGCGACCCGATCGGACCGCTCGACATGGTGATCCACTCGCTGTCGAGTCCGGAAGCATCGCGGGTGTTGCGGCAATTCATCGTCGAGGAATTCATCGTGCCGCTTGCCGGCAAGCTCGAGCAGCCGAGCCCGTCGCGGGCCGCACTGATCGCCGCGACCCTGGTCGGGCTCGGCATCCTGCGCAACGTGCTGCGGATCGCGCCGCTGCAGCAGACCGAGGGCGGCGACGTCGAACATCTGATCGCAGGCGCGATCACCGCGATGATCGGCGCCGACCCGGGCGGCGGACCGGCCTAA
- a CDS encoding autotransporter domain-containing protein, producing MTSGVRAALLAGTCLCTALIAATPAAAVDGTWFGTLNSLWNIGTNWSSTPTVPDGTATFTNNSAPTDVTVTSTATLAEILFTGTAPAYVIRTGSAGPNMTLTGLGIVNDSANVQTFNVGGGLIFENSSSAGSNVSIVGGNWLQFKNSSTAGRAAIVNNNTADFTDTSSAGNAVITNNAFLVFDTNSTAGNATITTNSTTQGTTFYDNSTGGNAQFITNAGGFVDFSTSTGPAGDNRLTAGSIAGAGNYYLGANQLSVGGNNLSTIVSGIISDCGTGGAACGATPVSGGGLAKTGTGTMTLSGSNTYTGATSVNAGTLNVAGSISSSVLTTVNSGATLTGIGTAGNTVVAGGTFAPGSGTAGSSMTVAGTLGFNAAATYLVNVDPTASSFAKVTGTATLGGATVNASYAPGSYIAKQYTILTAGGISGSFGALSASNLPANFSNALSYEATHAYLDLTLSFVPTPTPTPEAPKPTPAYAAGLNGNQISVGNALVNYFNSTGGIPTVFGTLSANGLSQASGQPGASTAQSGSAAVGQFVNTLFADAFGTGSTGDGGALGFADAETGRSVSSAVRDAYAAVTPRARMAPAFEGGWGGFASVYGGNNQVSGDAAAGTSTTTSRAYGAVVGAGYHFTRDTQAGFALGGASSDFAIDGGFGGGHAEILNAALFAKHEIGAAYLAGAVTYSWQNTRTERTVTIAGIDVLRAKFNANALAARLEGGWRHATPLVGITPYAALQSTTFFLPSYGETASAGSSQFALSYESKRATTTRTELGARFDKTMLVQGGLLTLTNRTAWAHDANIDRSATATFQSLPGATFTSNGALPSPNAVLASLGATMAWHNGWSVAALADGEFSRTTQVYTGKATARFAW from the coding sequence GTGACATCCGGAGTTCGCGCCGCGCTATTGGCGGGAACCTGCCTGTGCACTGCGCTGATCGCGGCGACTCCTGCCGCAGCGGTGGATGGAACCTGGTTCGGGACATTAAACTCGTTGTGGAACATCGGCACCAACTGGTCCTCGACGCCGACGGTGCCCGACGGAACCGCAACCTTCACCAATAATTCGGCGCCGACGGACGTGACGGTCACAAGCACCGCCACGCTCGCGGAGATCCTGTTTACCGGCACCGCGCCGGCCTATGTCATCCGCACCGGTTCGGCCGGACCGAACATGACGCTGACCGGCCTGGGCATCGTCAACGACTCCGCCAATGTCCAGACGTTCAATGTCGGCGGCGGCCTGATTTTTGAAAACAGCAGCAGCGCCGGCAGCAACGTCTCGATCGTCGGTGGCAACTGGCTGCAGTTCAAGAACAGCAGCACGGCTGGCCGTGCCGCTATTGTCAACAACAATACTGCAGACTTCACCGATACCAGCTCCGCCGGCAACGCCGTTATCACCAACAACGCCTTCTTGGTGTTCGACACCAACAGCACCGCCGGAAACGCCACCATCACCACCAACAGCACTACGCAAGGCACGACTTTTTACGACAACAGCACCGGCGGCAACGCGCAATTCATCACCAATGCCGGCGGGTTTGTCGATTTCTCGACCAGCACTGGCCCGGCGGGCGACAACAGGCTGACCGCGGGCTCGATCGCCGGCGCGGGAAATTACTATCTCGGCGCCAACCAGCTCAGCGTCGGCGGCAACAATCTGAGTACGATCGTTTCGGGCATCATCAGCGATTGCGGAACGGGCGGCGCGGCATGCGGCGCGACCCCTGTGAGCGGGGGCGGGCTGGCCAAGACCGGCACCGGCACAATGACGCTGTCGGGCAGCAACACCTATACGGGCGCTACCAGTGTCAATGCCGGGACGCTGAATGTCGCCGGCTCGATCAGCTCGTCTGTTCTGACCACAGTCAATAGCGGCGCGACGCTGACCGGCATCGGCACGGCCGGAAATACAGTCGTTGCCGGCGGCACATTCGCGCCGGGCTCCGGCACCGCCGGGTCGTCGATGACGGTGGCCGGCACGCTGGGTTTCAATGCCGCCGCGACCTATCTGGTCAATGTCGATCCGACCGCTTCGTCATTCGCCAAGGTGACAGGCACGGCGACGCTGGGCGGCGCCACCGTCAATGCCAGCTACGCGCCCGGCAGCTACATCGCCAAGCAATATACCATCCTCACCGCCGGCGGCATCAGCGGCAGCTTCGGCGCGCTGAGCGCCAGCAATCTGCCGGCGAATTTCAGCAACGCGCTGAGCTATGAAGCCACCCATGCCTATCTCGATCTGACGCTGAGTTTCGTTCCAACACCGACGCCGACACCAGAAGCGCCGAAACCGACGCCGGCCTATGCCGCCGGGCTGAATGGCAATCAGATCTCCGTTGGTAACGCGCTCGTCAATTACTTCAATTCCACCGGCGGCATTCCGACAGTGTTCGGGACGTTGTCGGCCAACGGTCTGTCGCAGGCGTCCGGTCAGCCCGGCGCCTCGACCGCGCAGTCCGGCAGCGCCGCGGTCGGCCAGTTCGTCAATACGCTGTTTGCCGATGCCTTTGGCACCGGCAGCACCGGCGACGGCGGGGCCCTCGGTTTCGCCGATGCCGAGACGGGCCGGTCGGTTTCGTCCGCGGTCAGGGACGCCTATGCGGCGGTGACGCCGCGCGCTCGCATGGCGCCGGCGTTCGAGGGCGGCTGGGGCGGTTTCGCCTCGGTCTATGGCGGCAACAACCAGGTCAGCGGCGATGCCGCGGCCGGCACCTCCACCACCACCAGCCGGGCCTATGGGGCGGTCGTCGGCGCCGGCTATCATTTCACGCGGGACACCCAGGCGGGTTTTGCGCTCGGCGGCGCCAGCAGCGATTTCGCCATCGACGGCGGCTTCGGCGGCGGCCACGCCGAGATTCTCAACGCGGCATTGTTTGCCAAGCATGAGATCGGCGCGGCCTATCTGGCCGGCGCGGTGACCTATTCCTGGCAGAACACCCGCACCGAGCGGACCGTGACGATCGCCGGCATCGATGTGCTGCGGGCCAAGTTCAATGCCAATGCGCTGGCGGCGCGGCTTGAAGGCGGCTGGCGCCATGCCACGCCGCTGGTCGGCATCACGCCCTATGCGGCCTTGCAATCGACCACGTTCTTCCTGCCGTCCTATGGCGAAACCGCGAGCGCCGGCAGCAGCCAGTTTGCGCTGAGTTACGAATCCAAACGAGCCACCACGACCCGGACCGAACTCGGCGCGCGTTTCGACAAGACCATGCTGGTCCAGGGCGGCCTGCTGACGCTGACCAATCGCACCGCCTGGGCGCATGACGCGAATATCGACCGGTCGGCGACCGCCACGTTCCAATCGCTGCCGGGCGCGACCTTCACCAGCAATGGCGCGCTGCCGTCGCCCAACGCGGTGCTGGCCTCGCTCGGCGCCACCATGGCCTGGCACAATGGCTGGTCGGTCGCCGCGCTGGCGGATGGCGAGTTTTCACGCACCACGCAGGTCTACACCGGCAAGGCGACCGCGCGCTTCGCCTGGTAG
- a CDS encoding ATP-binding protein, with translation MTVAIEMGHTTAGAAATLDLEELLATRLLVQGNSGSGKSHLLRRLLEQSAPWVQQTIIDPEGDFVTLAEGFGHLVIDAEVHTERGLQVAGERARIHRVSTILNLEGLDAENQMRRAAAFLNGLFEVGRDHWYPMLVVVDEAQLFAPAVAGEVSDEARKLSLGAMTNLMCRGRKRGLAGIIATQRLAKLAKNVAAEASNFLMGRTFLDIDMARAADLLGMDRRQAESFRDLERGQFMALGPALSRRPLQLRIGPTDTQPRNAIPRLMPLPQATPDAHAMILAAPPAEPSRPQRRSAPDLLGQLMAAKAAALEIRPDPVEPAVSDEELAQRRERVDRILRAVMAEPDAGFRAVGVLYQEFVVRCRIEGLGAAVPDLGDFRHMLTRARAGLGSEIADDDAWQDVAARAAILPEDMQGIFMMIARAAKEGWPCPGDAAIARAYGSHSLRRARRILTYIEEQGLIVCQFDGTGKRTVTLVELAWATAPGDPNAEEAPAQACDSQ, from the coding sequence ATGACGGTTGCGATCGAGATGGGACACACCACGGCAGGGGCCGCGGCTACTCTGGACCTTGAGGAACTGCTCGCCACCCGCCTGCTGGTGCAGGGCAATTCAGGCTCCGGCAAATCCCATCTGCTGCGCCGGCTGCTGGAACAAAGCGCGCCCTGGGTGCAGCAGACCATCATCGATCCCGAAGGCGACTTCGTCACCCTGGCCGAGGGCTTCGGCCATCTGGTGATCGATGCCGAGGTCCATACCGAGCGCGGCCTGCAGGTCGCCGGCGAGCGCGCCCGGATCCATCGCGTCTCCACCATCCTCAATCTCGAGGGGCTCGACGCCGAGAACCAGATGCGGCGCGCGGCGGCGTTTTTGAACGGGCTGTTCGAGGTCGGCCGCGATCACTGGTACCCGATGTTGGTGGTGGTCGACGAAGCGCAGCTGTTCGCCCCGGCGGTGGCCGGCGAAGTCTCCGACGAAGCGCGCAAATTGTCGCTCGGCGCGATGACCAATCTGATGTGCCGCGGCCGCAAGCGCGGCCTGGCCGGAATCATCGCCACCCAGCGGCTGGCCAAGCTCGCCAAGAACGTCGCCGCCGAGGCGTCGAACTTCCTGATGGGCCGCACCTTCCTCGACATCGACATGGCGCGCGCCGCCGATCTGCTCGGCATGGACCGGCGCCAGGCCGAGTCGTTCCGCGATCTGGAGCGCGGGCAATTCATGGCGCTCGGCCCGGCGCTATCGCGCCGGCCGCTTCAGTTGCGGATCGGACCGACCGACACCCAGCCGCGTAATGCGATCCCGCGGCTGATGCCGCTGCCGCAGGCCACGCCGGACGCCCACGCCATGATCCTGGCGGCGCCGCCAGCGGAGCCGAGCCGGCCGCAGCGCCGATCGGCGCCCGACCTGCTCGGCCAGCTGATGGCCGCCAAGGCCGCCGCGCTGGAGATCCGCCCCGACCCCGTGGAACCGGCGGTCAGCGACGAGGAGCTGGCGCAGCGGCGCGAGCGCGTCGATCGCATTCTGCGCGCCGTGATGGCGGAGCCCGACGCCGGCTTTCGCGCCGTCGGCGTGCTGTATCAGGAATTCGTGGTGCGCTGCCGGATCGAGGGCCTCGGCGCCGCGGTGCCGGACCTCGGCGACTTCCGCCACATGCTGACCCGCGCCCGCGCCGGGCTCGGCTCCGAGATCGCCGATGACGACGCCTGGCAGGATGTCGCGGCGCGCGCCGCGATCCTGCCCGAGGATATGCAGGGCATCTTCATGATGATCGCCCGCGCCGCCAAGGAAGGCTGGCCCTGCCCCGGCGACGCCGCGATCGCGCGGGCCTATGGCTCGCACTCGCTGCGCCGGGCGCGCCGGATCCTGACCTATATCGAGGAGCAGGGCCTGATCGTGTGCCAGTTCGACGGCACCGGCAAGCGCACCGTGACCCTGGTCGAACTGGCCTGGGCCACCGCGCCGGGCGACCCCAATGCCGAGGAAGCGCCGGCGCAGGCTTGCGACTCGCAGTGA
- a CDS encoding DUF411 domain-containing protein — MKPISRRQFAIGAALLPLVSGTGLAQTALPKMTVSKDPSCGCCGAWVTYLQDDGFVVETIEAVDMERVKAALGVPQPLWSCHTAEIGGYVIEGHVPAPIIRRLLRERPAFTGLAVAGMPMSAPGMDVPGARDTYEVAAFKGATQQPYARFQGRREIAG; from the coding sequence ATGAAACCAATATCCCGCCGCCAATTCGCCATCGGGGCGGCGCTGCTGCCACTGGTGTCCGGCACCGGATTGGCGCAAACGGCGCTGCCGAAGATGACCGTCTCCAAGGATCCCAGCTGCGGCTGCTGCGGAGCATGGGTCACCTATCTGCAAGACGACGGTTTTGTCGTCGAGACCATCGAGGCGGTCGACATGGAGAGGGTCAAGGCTGCGCTCGGCGTGCCGCAGCCGCTATGGTCGTGTCACACCGCCGAGATCGGCGGCTATGTCATCGAAGGTCATGTCCCCGCTCCGATCATCCGCAGGCTGTTGCGTGAGCGGCCGGCCTTCACCGGCCTCGCCGTCGCCGGCATGCCGATGAGCGCGCCGGGCATGGATGTGCCGGGCGCCCGCGACACCTATGAAGTGGCCGCATTCAAAGGCGCGACGCAGCAGCCCTATGCCCGGTTCCAGGGGCGGCGGGAGATTGCGGGTTGA
- a CDS encoding type II toxin-antitoxin system Phd/YefM family antitoxin translates to MSHVSYSELRNNLASYMDQVCDSRDALHVTRQNARGAVMISEEEYDSLMETLHLLKSPANAVRLLRSIAEADSGTTAEHEPIEAGAAISAK, encoded by the coding sequence ATGAGCCACGTGTCCTATAGCGAGCTGCGCAACAACCTCGCCTCCTACATGGACCAGGTCTGCGACAGCCGCGATGCGCTGCATGTGACAAGGCAGAATGCCCGCGGCGCGGTGATGATCTCCGAGGAGGAATATGACAGCCTGATGGAGACCCTCCATCTGCTGAAAAGCCCGGCCAATGCCGTGCGGCTGCTGCGCTCGATCGCGGAGGCCGACAGCGGCACCACCGCCGAGCATGAGCCGATCGAAGCCGGAGCGGCCATTTCGGCCAAATGA
- a CDS encoding DUF1003 domain-containing protein gives MSDPLAAQPKPRRQAVRRKCAICGEIAREPIAFGTVRPSLASGLSAAHPDLSADDMICRKHLTEQRTRYVQQLLERERGELTVLERQVVESLAREETVARDIETAWAQKRTFGERVADHVAEFGGSWSFIISFFVVLIGWIGFNAWATTRDVFDPYPFILLNLVLSCLAAIQAPIIMMSQRRQEAKDRLRSENDYRVNLKAEFEIRHLHEKLDHLINRQWERLAEIQQIQIEIMDDLSARKR, from the coding sequence ATGAGTGATCCACTTGCCGCGCAGCCGAAACCGCGCCGGCAGGCGGTTCGGCGCAAATGCGCGATTTGCGGCGAGATCGCGCGCGAACCGATCGCCTTCGGAACGGTGCGGCCGTCGCTGGCTTCCGGGTTGTCGGCCGCGCATCCCGATCTGTCCGCCGACGACATGATCTGTCGCAAGCATCTGACCGAGCAGCGCACCCGCTATGTGCAGCAATTGCTGGAGCGCGAGCGCGGAGAGTTGACGGTGCTGGAACGCCAGGTGGTCGAAAGCCTGGCCCGGGAAGAAACCGTTGCCCGCGATATCGAGACCGCATGGGCGCAAAAGCGAACCTTTGGCGAGCGCGTGGCCGACCATGTCGCCGAGTTCGGCGGCAGCTGGAGCTTCATCATCAGCTTTTTCGTGGTTCTGATCGGATGGATCGGTTTCAACGCATGGGCGACGACGCGCGATGTGTTCGATCCCTATCCGTTCATCCTGCTCAACCTCGTGCTCTCCTGTCTGGCGGCGATCCAGGCGCCGATCATCATGATGAGCCAAAGGCGGCAGGAGGCGAAAGACCGGCTACGGTCCGAGAACGACTACCGGGTCAATCTCAAGGCGGAATTCGAAATCCGCCACCTGCATGAGAAGCTGGATCACTTGATCAACCGGCAATGGGAGCGGCTGGCCGAGATCCAGCAGATCCAGATCGAGATCATGGACGACCTGTCGGCGCGTAAACGATGA
- a CDS encoding CopG family ribbon-helix-helix protein, producing MSKTPLSEPLTLRLPRDVLQQIETIASASDRTRSWVIVRALKAYLAGEGADILAVVKGREQITAGDVHDMDDVIKEIEAIVNAKAA from the coding sequence ATGAGCAAGACTCCACTCTCCGAGCCCCTGACGCTTCGCCTTCCGCGCGACGTTTTGCAACAAATCGAGACAATCGCATCCGCATCCGATCGCACCAGGAGTTGGGTCATCGTGCGCGCGTTGAAGGCCTATCTCGCAGGTGAAGGTGCGGACATTCTCGCTGTCGTCAAAGGGCGCGAACAGATCACCGCCGGCGACGTCCATGACATGGATGACGTGATCAAGGAAATCGAAGCCATCGTCAACGCCAAGGCGGCTTGA